CTGCGGGTGCAGCTGCTTTCGCTGGTTCCGCTTTAGCAGGTGTAACAGTTGCTACGGCGGCTGGAGTTTTAGCCGGTTCCGGCTTTGATGCTGGCGCTGACTCTGCTTTCACTGCCTTGGCGGAAGCAGGTTTATTCCCATTATCTGTCTGAGTGGCTTGGGATTCATCCAATTGTAGGAAGTATCCATCACCCTTACGAGTTTTAAGAGCGTTTGATTTGTCTTCCTTCTTGGATTTCCCAAAGCTAAAAATGCCGCCAAAAAAGCCTAGAATTCCGCCAAAAAAGTTTTTGATAAAACCAAACATTACCAATACTCCTGAAGATTAGCGAGTGGACTAAGAGACAAGTGAGGTTTCTAATTCAAGTTAAATTATGAACTTTTAGGCAAGTTATTGCAAGATTTCTTTACATTAATTAATAATTATTTACTTTATAGCTTCTTTACAAGACATCCAGGCAGGAATAAGTAATTTTACCTTTACATAAATTAACATAAAAGTTAAGAATTTCTTGACCCAGAAGGAGCGGGGGAGTGGGAGAGCGTCACAATATGCAAATTATCTGCCTAACTGATTAGCTCGCTCGACAAGCCCCGATGCCCCAGCTTTTAATCGTGTTAAAATTATGGTATTGTGCATAATTCCGACCGGAATATCGGTCTTCACAAAATCAGGGTTCAACCATCCAATCAGTCTGTGGCGGCAACGGACACCTGGTTAAAATACTTAATTTAAACTCCCACTCACAGTTCCCATGACCCAGACTCCGACTCAAACTCCTCCGGTTCCCAAACTTTCCAAAGTGGAAGGACTTAAAGAACGCAGTAATTATTTGCGGGAACCCGTTGCCACTGAGATACTGCAAGACACGAACAGCTTCACCGAAGACGCCACTCAGATTCTCAAGTTTCACGGGTCTTACCAACAGGACAACCGCGATAATCGGGTTAAGGGTCAGGAGAAGGACTATCAGTTCATGCTGCGTACCCGCAGTCCGGGTGGCTTCATTCCGCCGCAGCTGTATCTTACCCTGGATCGGCTGAGCGGGGAATATGGAAACAATACCCTACGAGTAACTACCCGTCAAGGGTTTCAGCTGCACGGCATTTTAAAGAAAAATCTCAAAGCCGCACTCGCTGCCATCATCAAAAGTATGGGGTCAACTTTGGGGGCTTGCGGCGACCTCAACCGCAACGTCATGGCACCACCGGCACCCTTTAAGAATAGCCAGGAATATAAATATGCCTGGGAGTACGCAGACAACATCGCTGACTTGCTAACTCCTCAGACTGGCGCTTACTACGAAATTTGGTTGGATGGCGAAAAATTTGTCACTGGGGAAGAAAACCCACAAGTAGTAGCCGCACGGCTGCGGAACGGGAAAGGCACTAACTTGGAGGACAAGGAAGAGCCGCTCTACGGCACTAATTATATGCCCCGGAAGTTCAAGTGCAGCGTAACCGTGCCGGGGGATAATTCCGTTGACCTGTTCTCTCAAGACCTCAGTTTAGTGGTAATTACCAATAACCGGGGAGAGTTAGAGGGATTTAACGTTTTTGCCGGTGGCGGACTGGGACGCACTCACAATAAAGAAGAGACTTTCCCGCGTCTAGCAGATGCAATTGGCTATGTGGCAAAGGAAGATGTCTACGACTTGGTTAAAGCGATCGTAGCAATACAGCGAGATAATGGCGATCGCACCGACAGGCGTCATGCGCGGATGAAATATCTGCTGGAAGACTGGGGCGTCGATAAATTCCGCACTAATGTAGAAGGCTACTTTGGCAAACAGATCCAACCCTCAAAGCCGCTGCCAGAATGGAAATATCTAGACTTCCTGGGTTGGGAAGAACAGGGAGATGGCAAGCTTTTTGTGGGTATTTCGATCGAAAATGGCCGCGTTAAAGATGAAGGCAACCTGAAACTCAGAAGCGCCCTGCGGGAAATAGTAGAGAAATTTCAGCTGCCCATTCGCCTGACACCCCATCAAAATCTGATTATCTGCGATATCGCACCAGCGCAGAAGCGGGAAATTCAGCAGATTCTCGATCGCAGCGGTGTCAAAATGGAGTCAGAACTCGACCCGCTCGTCCGTTACTCAATGGCTTGTCCTGCGCTACCCACGTGCGGTTTGGCAACCACCGAATCGGAACGAGCTATGCCGGGTATACTAGAGCGAATTCGGGCGCTGTTAGTCAAAGTAGGATTGTCAGAAGAACACTTCGTAGTGCGGATGACAGGTTGCCCCAACGGCTGCGCTCGTCCGTATCTCGCCGAACTTGGCTTCGTCGGCAGATCGCCCGACGTTTACCAACTTTGGCTGGGTGCTGACCCGCATCAGACTCGTTTGGCAGAACCTTACATCGAGAAGTTGGATATCCAGAATCTCGAAGCAACCTTAGAACCGCTGTTTGTTTATTTCAAGAAAGAACAACAAAAGCAGGAAAAATCCGAAAGTTTTGGCGACTTTTGTCATAGAGTAGGTTTAGAGGCGCTTAGAACCTTTACTGCTACCTACGAATCAGCGCCAGTTACGCTAGAGTTAACCAACGGTCATTCTGCTTCTTCTTTTATGGGCGAGACTATAGTCGAGACACTTTCGGAGACACCTTCGGAAACCACAGCTGCTGTTACTAAAATTCGGCGTCGCGTCACAGTTCGCGATGATGTTTATCAACGTCTTAAGGAAATTGCCGTCACTCAAGGCAAGCCTGTCGTTGAGTTAGCAACCGAGGCGATAGAAGCGTATTTAAACGCTAATTCAGACTCACAGCCCTCTTGAAGGGTTACCCCGACCCGAAACGTTACCGGCACTACGCCTTCTAGGCGCGATCGCTTTACAGGTTAAGGCGATCGCCCAGAAGCCTTGTTGCACCGTTACCAGGCGATCGCTACATTTATCTTAGATGTGGCGATCAGCAGAGGGGTAGAGGGGCACAGGGGAAGGATTTTAGATTTTAGATTTCAAATTGAAATAAAATCTAAAATCTAAAATTCCCCTATGCTCCCCAACTCCCCAATCTAAAATCTAAAATCTAAAATCTAAAATTGAAAGAATCTTTATTAATTGCTCTCCAACATTATCAAGCTGGGCGGTTACCTCAAGCCGAGCAGATATATTGCCAAATTCTACAAAAAGAGCCCTATAATATTGACGCCCTCCAATTACTTGGTATAACAGCCACTGGACTTGGCAAACACGAGCTAGCCATTGAATGTTTTAGCACTTGTGTCAAAGTTAGTCCTGGAGTGGCAGACTTTCATTACAATTTGGGCATGGCGCTGCAAGAGCAGAATCGTGTCGAGGAAGCTCTAGTCTGCTACCAACAAACTTTGGCACTCGAACCAAATCATGCTGGAGCGTACTACAATCTGGGCAAGGCGCTGCAAGAACAAGGTCGGTTGCCAGAAGCAACCGCTTGCTACCAGCAAGCTATATTGCTCGAACCAAACTATGCCGAACTTCACAATCGCCTGGGAATCGTTCTTCAGGAACAAGGGCTATTGGCAGAGGCAACTACTTATTACAATCAAGCCTTGACTATCGAGCCAAATTATGCTGAAGCTTATAGCAATTTGGGCAGTGTATGGTTAGGGCAAGGTGAGCTAGAAGAAGCCATTACCTACTATCAGCAAGCCTTAGCGCTCAAACCGGATGATGCCCTACTTTATAATAACTTGGGCGGTGCTATGTACAAACAGCGTCGCCTAGTAGAAGCTGTTGATTGCTATCAGAAAGCTTTGGTTCAGGAACCAGATAATCCTGTACTTTACAGCAACTTGGGCGTTACGCTTAAAGATTTGGGAAAGCTAGAGGAAGCCATTACTTGCTATCGACAAGCTCTCTTCCTCGATCCAAACTATGCCGAAGCTTACAGCAACTTGGGCGGTGCGATGAAACAGCAGAAGCAGTTACAGGAAGCTCTAGTCTGCTACCGTCAAGCTTTGGCTTTAAATCCTCACCAGGCAGAGTTTTATAATAACTTGGGCAATGCCTTGGAGGATGGGGGGGATCTGGAAGAAGCTCTAGTTTGCTACCGTCAAGCGTTAGCACTAAATCCCAAGCTAGCAATGACCCAGAACAACCTAGCCCATGCACTTCTATTTCAAGGCAAGCTAGAAAAGGCAATAGCCTACTTGCAACCAAACAGCCAACTCAATCCGAGCGATCGCTTTAGTCGAGCTTATCTCCTACTGCTGGCTGGGGATTTACAGCGGGGATTTGCCGAGTACGAAAGCCGGTGGTTAGGAGGAGAAACGCCGCCGCGTCAGTTTCCGCAGCCTTTGTGGGATGGATCTCGCTTGGAAGGTAGAACGATTCTACTCCACGCCGAGCAAGGGTTAGGAGATACTATTCAGTTTATTCGTTATGCACCTTTAGTAGCGGCATCTGGCGGTCGCTTAATAGTGGATTGTCCGGCATCCCTGATTCGCTTGTTGGAGAGTATTTCCTGTATTGATCGACTAATCGTACAGGATACCACATTGCCTGAATTTGACGTTCACGCACCATTGATGAGCTTACCGTGGATATTGGGTACAACCTTGGAGAACGTACCCGCACAAATTCCCTATCTAGCTGCGCCGGAATCTTCTATTGAACTGGAAATTCCTTCTGAAAGTAAACTAAAGGTAGGAATTGTCTGGGCAACCTATTCGAGCGGTAAGACTGCCGAAAAGCGATCGTCTCCCCTCTCTCACTTCCTCAAACTGACAGATATACCGGGAATTGCGTTTTACAGCCTTGAAAAAGACCCCCAAGAACAAGATCTAATCCTATTGCGGCAAGCAGCCTGCGTGCAAAATTTGAGTCATCTGCTCAACGACTTCGCCGACACAGCTGCAGTCATAGCGCAGTTGGATTTAGTCATCACCATAGACACATCTGTTGCTCATTTAGCTGGAGCTTTGGGTAAACAAGTTTGGGTATTGCTACCTTTTGACCCGGACTGGCGTTGGATGCTTCACCGGGAGGACAGTCCCTGGTATCCAACCATGCGACTATTTCGTCAGCCACAACCAGGAGACTGGCCCAGCCTATTCGTGCTGGTAACTCAAGCCCTGCGAAATTTAGCCAGTATAGCAAAGTGCTGAGTGCTTTGACTTTTGACTTTTGACTTTTGACTTTTGACTTTTGAGATGATGCACCCTTAATATTTGAAAAAAATTTACTCGTGACCTCTGCCATCGGGCATAATTGCCCCTTGGAGTTCGGCACCGTGTAGATTAGCCCGATTTAGATTGGCATCAATCAATATAGCCTCGCTCAAGATAGCTCCCGTCATATTAGACCAGCCGAGTTTCGCCCGGAAGAGATTAGCACCTCGAAAATTAGTCCCGCGCAGGGTTGCCCAACTTATGGTTGCTCCCCTCATATTGGCTTGGCTTAGGTTAGCACCAGTCAAATTGGCTCCACTCAGTTTTGCTCGGCTCAAGTCTGCTCCAGTCAGGTTAGTCCCCTCCAGAACCGCTCCAATGAGGATGGCACTTACAAGGTGGGCTTTCTCTAGGTTGGCTCCGCTCAAGATGGCATTCGTCAAGATGGCTCCGTCTAAGATGGCTCCACTCAGGTTGGCGTCAATCAGATAGGCCCGATTCATAGGTGCGTCAATTAGTTTAGCCCCACTCAGGTTGGCTCCCCGCATTTGAGCTTCGCTCAGAATAGCCTCGCTCAGGTTGGCCCCACTCAGGTTGGCGTTCTCCAAGTTGGCTCCCCGCAAGCTCGCTTCGCTCAGATTAGCTTCACTCAAGTTGGCTTCGCTCAAGTTGGCTGCAATCAGGTTAGCTTCGCTCAAGTTAGCTTGCAGGTTGGCTCCCCGCAGGTTGGCTTCCCGGAGATTTACACTAATTAGGGAGGCTCCCCTCAAATTCGCTCCACTTAGGTCTGCCCCACGTAAGTTGACCCCGCTCAGGTCAACGCCGATCAGAGATACTCCCCGCAGATTGGTCTCCCAAAAATCTCTCTCACCGGCAGCATATCGTCTCAGCAATTCATTGGCATCCATACTATATGTCTCATCGTGACTTTATATCTAGAGGGGAAGCGATCGCTTTTGGACATTCCCTCGTGCCAAGGAGGGTTTGCTCAAATAAATGCTTTGCCCGTACTGCTTATAGTTTGTTCCATTCATCATCCCAAATGACACAAGGTTTTGTTAAAGTCTTTTATTTTCGGCTACGCAAACCACGTTCCTTCTGAGAAAATCAAAAACAAGAGGGGTCATTGGTCATTGGTCTTTGGTCTTTGGTCGGTGGTTATTGGTTAGTGGGTAATGCGTTCTAACAACTAACGACTAACAAAGTCCTTTTGACAATTGACTTTTGACAAATAACAAATGACTAATGACTAATGACAAGGGAAAACACAATGCCGGATAATCTCAAAAGCCAAGTTGTTACCCAAGGGGCACAGCGGACGCCTAACCGGGCCATGCTACGTGCGGTTGGTTTTGGCGATCGCGACTTCACTAAACCTATTGTCGGTCTTGCGAACGGGTATAGCACGATTACCCCTTGCAATATGGGCATAAATCAGCTAGCTATTCGCGCCGAAGCTGGAATTCGCGCTGCCGATGCGATGCCTCAGATGTTCGGTACAATCACGATCAGCGATGGCATTTCGATGGGAACTGAAGGGATGAAATATTCCCTGGTATCGCGGGAAGTAATTGCTGACTCGATCGAAACAGTCTGTAACGGCCAAAGTATGGATGGGGTGCTGGCAATTGGCGGTTGCGATAAAAATATGCCGGGGGCGATGATTGCGATCGCTCGCCTGAATATCCCTGCCATTTTCGTCTACGGCGGTACGATTAAACCCGGTCATCACAACGGACGCGACCTTACGGTTGTCAGCGCTTTTGAAGCTGTGGGAGAATACAGCGCTGGTAAAATTGACGCCAACGAACTGCTGGAGGTGGAGCGCAAAGCTTGTCCCGGTGCCGGTTCCTGCGGCGGTATGTACACGGCGAATACCATGTCTTCTGCTTTTGAAGCAATGGGCATGAGTCTGCCCTATTCCTCGACTATGGCAGCTGAAGATGCCGAAAAAGCAGAAAGTGCGGAAAAATCTGCTTTTGTCTTGGTGGAAGCAATTCGCAAACAACTCCTGCCGCTTGACATTATCACCCGCAAAGCCTTTGAAAATGCTATTTCTGTAATTATGGCTGTGGGTGGTTCTACGAATGCGGTGCTGCACTTGCTGGCTCTAGCTCACTCTGCTGGTGTCGAGTTATGCTTGGATGACTTTGAAACTATTCGCGCCCGCGTACCAGTGCTGTGCGATTTAAAACCATCTGGCAAATATGTGGCGACCGACTTACACAAAGCTGGCGGTATTCCCCAAGTGATGAAAATGTTGCTGGTGAACAACCTGCTGCACGGCGACGCCCTCACCATCACGGGAAAAACTGTTGCCGAAGTGTTGGCAGATGTTCCCGATGAACCACCAGCAAATCAGGATGTTATCCGTCCCTGGAATAACCCGATCTATTCTCAGGGACACTTAGCGATTTTGAGAGGAAATCTGGCAACAGAAGGTGCTGTAGCAAAAATTACTGGCATCAAAAAGTCCCAAATCACAGGCCCAGCAAGGGTGTATGAATCTGAGGAATCCTGTTTAGAGGCGATTTTAGCTAATCAGATTAAACCAGGGGATGTCATTGTCATCCGCTACGAAGGGCCGAAGGGTGGCCCCGGAATGCGGGAAATGCTGGCCCCCACTTCGGCAATTATTGGTGCTGGATTGGGAGATTCCGTGGGATTGATTACCGATGGACGGTTTTCTGGCGGTACTTATGGTATGGTAGTCGGTCACGTGGCACCAGAGGCAGCTGTGGGAGGTGCGATCGCTCTTGTCAAGGAAGGCGATATCATCACAATTGATGCCAATGCGCGATCGTTGCATCTCGACATATCCGATGAAGAATTAGAACGCCGCCGCGCTGAGTGGCAACCGCCCAAACCCCGTTATACGATGGGTGTATTGGCAAAATACGCCAAATTGGTATCTTCCAGCAGTGTGGGTGCCGTAACCGATTTAGGCTTAGTTTAAGCCGAAGTGCGATCGATCTGTAAATGCAGATCGATCGATACTGGAAAAACTGACTACAAAAATTGCCGATTGCAGATTGAAAAAAGCCATTTTCAACCTGTACTGTAATATCAAATCTGAAGTTTGAAATCATGGTAGAGGACAACATGACAAGTTTAGAAGTAGGTTTGCTTCAGGAGGTAGGAAAAAACTTTCATCAGATTAAAGATTTTTCGACAGGAGTCACTCGCAACGCAGTTAATACGGTAACTCAAACCGTTGAGCGAGCCGTAAATAGCGTTAGCGAGACAACACACAATGCGAAAGCTTCCTTAACTCAAACCGCTGCTAAGGCAGTCAATATGTTTAATGAAGCAACTAGCAAAACAATCCATACTGTTACCAAAACAGCAGAACAGGCGCAAGATAAAATAACTCAAACCGCAGTTAGTGCTATTGATAATGTCAATTCAACAACCAAAAATACCTCTACATCCCTTGAAAATTCTCTTACTACTTTTATAAATAAACAGTTGCATGGCGTAAGAGGATGGATTGATTCTCATCCAGTCATGTCCTGGGCAACAGAAGTGTTGATTTGGGGAATTAGCCACCCTATTCTCAGCGTAATTATGATAATTTTAGGTATTTTTATTCTGGGGCGATTCATCAAAGCACTTAGTCAGTTTCTGGAGCAATTTTTCTTATATACCTTGCAAGCACCTTTCAAATTTGGACAAGTTCTTTTAGGATTGTGCTTAAAACTATTCAGTTATTTACCTTTCCTTGGAAATACGCTCAAGCAATCTGAAGGAAATATGCTGGCTTTAAATACTTCAATTGCCGCATCAGTTAGTCAGAATAATAAAGAACGACTAGCGTATATCTTGAATAGGTTAGAAGCAATCAGACAAGAACAAAACCAGCTTTTGCAGGAAGTAACCGCGATACTGGCATCAAGCGAAAATTCACGTTAGCCTGACGACTGAAGTCGCGGCTACACAGACAAAGCCCGCCTACGCGGGCTAATAATCAAGGCGGTATTAGAGCCGGATTGCTCGGTTTCGGGACTATACCCCAAGCACCCTGACTTGTTCTACAGTTAAGCTAAGCGCCGAAGCAACTTGTTCTACACTCAACCCCATTGCCAACAACCGAGGAATGGCATCCCTTTGCGCCAGTTCAGCTTGTTGTCGCGCCTGAGTTTCAGCGAGTCGTGCTTCAACGGCAGCGGCGAACGCCTGTTCTGCACTTTCGGCCCTTTGGCGTTCTTGTTCGGCTCTTTGGCGTTCTTGTTCGGCCCTTTGGCGTTCTTGTTCAGCTCGTAAATGTTCCAGTTCCGCTCTTTCCGAACCAATCAGCAACAAATTCCCCTGTTCGTCCCACCACCTCAGCCAAAGTTGAGTTTGGTTTTGATAGTTTCCGTGCCAGAGTCCCAATTCTACACCTAAAGGCAAAACAGGATAATGACCCCGTTCGTTGGGTTCTAGCAACCGATAAAACCCATCCACAAAGCGATAAACTTCTAACTTGCCGTTGGTGACTTCATAGATGCCGTAGTAGGGAATTCGCATGATGCGCTC
The sequence above is drawn from the Argonema galeatum A003/A1 genome and encodes:
- the sir gene encoding sulfite reductase, ferredoxin dependent gives rise to the protein MTQTPTQTPPVPKLSKVEGLKERSNYLREPVATEILQDTNSFTEDATQILKFHGSYQQDNRDNRVKGQEKDYQFMLRTRSPGGFIPPQLYLTLDRLSGEYGNNTLRVTTRQGFQLHGILKKNLKAALAAIIKSMGSTLGACGDLNRNVMAPPAPFKNSQEYKYAWEYADNIADLLTPQTGAYYEIWLDGEKFVTGEENPQVVAARLRNGKGTNLEDKEEPLYGTNYMPRKFKCSVTVPGDNSVDLFSQDLSLVVITNNRGELEGFNVFAGGGLGRTHNKEETFPRLADAIGYVAKEDVYDLVKAIVAIQRDNGDRTDRRHARMKYLLEDWGVDKFRTNVEGYFGKQIQPSKPLPEWKYLDFLGWEEQGDGKLFVGISIENGRVKDEGNLKLRSALREIVEKFQLPIRLTPHQNLIICDIAPAQKREIQQILDRSGVKMESELDPLVRYSMACPALPTCGLATTESERAMPGILERIRALLVKVGLSEEHFVVRMTGCPNGCARPYLAELGFVGRSPDVYQLWLGADPHQTRLAEPYIEKLDIQNLEATLEPLFVYFKKEQQKQEKSESFGDFCHRVGLEALRTFTATYESAPVTLELTNGHSASSFMGETIVETLSETPSETTAAVTKIRRRVTVRDDVYQRLKEIAVTQGKPVVELATEAIEAYLNANSDSQPS
- a CDS encoding tetratricopeptide repeat protein gives rise to the protein MKESLLIALQHYQAGRLPQAEQIYCQILQKEPYNIDALQLLGITATGLGKHELAIECFSTCVKVSPGVADFHYNLGMALQEQNRVEEALVCYQQTLALEPNHAGAYYNLGKALQEQGRLPEATACYQQAILLEPNYAELHNRLGIVLQEQGLLAEATTYYNQALTIEPNYAEAYSNLGSVWLGQGELEEAITYYQQALALKPDDALLYNNLGGAMYKQRRLVEAVDCYQKALVQEPDNPVLYSNLGVTLKDLGKLEEAITCYRQALFLDPNYAEAYSNLGGAMKQQKQLQEALVCYRQALALNPHQAEFYNNLGNALEDGGDLEEALVCYRQALALNPKLAMTQNNLAHALLFQGKLEKAIAYLQPNSQLNPSDRFSRAYLLLLAGDLQRGFAEYESRWLGGETPPRQFPQPLWDGSRLEGRTILLHAEQGLGDTIQFIRYAPLVAASGGRLIVDCPASLIRLLESISCIDRLIVQDTTLPEFDVHAPLMSLPWILGTTLENVPAQIPYLAAPESSIELEIPSESKLKVGIVWATYSSGKTAEKRSSPLSHFLKLTDIPGIAFYSLEKDPQEQDLILLRQAACVQNLSHLLNDFADTAAVIAQLDLVITIDTSVAHLAGALGKQVWVLLPFDPDWRWMLHREDSPWYPTMRLFRQPQPGDWPSLFVLVTQALRNLASIAKC
- a CDS encoding pentapeptide repeat-containing protein, which codes for MDANELLRRYAAGERDFWETNLRGVSLIGVDLSGVNLRGADLSGANLRGASLISVNLREANLRGANLQANLSEANLIAANLSEANLSEANLSEASLRGANLENANLSGANLSEAILSEAQMRGANLSGAKLIDAPMNRAYLIDANLSGAILDGAILTNAILSGANLEKAHLVSAILIGAVLEGTNLTGADLSRAKLSGANLTGANLSQANMRGATISWATLRGTNFRGANLFRAKLGWSNMTGAILSEAILIDANLNRANLHGAELQGAIMPDGRGHE
- the ilvD gene encoding dihydroxy-acid dehydratase: MPDNLKSQVVTQGAQRTPNRAMLRAVGFGDRDFTKPIVGLANGYSTITPCNMGINQLAIRAEAGIRAADAMPQMFGTITISDGISMGTEGMKYSLVSREVIADSIETVCNGQSMDGVLAIGGCDKNMPGAMIAIARLNIPAIFVYGGTIKPGHHNGRDLTVVSAFEAVGEYSAGKIDANELLEVERKACPGAGSCGGMYTANTMSSAFEAMGMSLPYSSTMAAEDAEKAESAEKSAFVLVEAIRKQLLPLDIITRKAFENAISVIMAVGGSTNAVLHLLALAHSAGVELCLDDFETIRARVPVLCDLKPSGKYVATDLHKAGGIPQVMKMLLVNNLLHGDALTITGKTVAEVLADVPDEPPANQDVIRPWNNPIYSQGHLAILRGNLATEGAVAKITGIKKSQITGPARVYESEESCLEAILANQIKPGDVIVIRYEGPKGGPGMREMLAPTSAIIGAGLGDSVGLITDGRFSGGTYGMVVGHVAPEAAVGGAIALVKEGDIITIDANARSLHLDISDEELERRRAEWQPPKPRYTMGVLAKYAKLVSSSSVGAVTDLGLV
- a CDS encoding Uma2 family endonuclease; protein product: MTNKFTSIELPPPFPDHTQLPEEDGTFVKNFQEHPQSIILTDSLGLILQQLHPDGQYAIGQDCGIYWRETDPPEKGAEAPDWFYVPNVAPMVNDEIRRSYVLWREFIAPLIVLEFASGDGSQERDRTALSYSGNQVTRPGKFWVYERIMRIPYYGIYEVTNGKLEVYRFVDGFYRLLEPNERGHYPVLPLGVELGLWHGNYQNQTQLWLRWWDEQGNLLLIGSERAELEHLRAEQERQRAEQERQRAEQERQRAESAEQAFAAAVEARLAETQARQQAELAQRDAIPRLLAMGLSVEQVASALSLTVEQVRVLGV